A region of [Bacteroides] pectinophilus DNA encodes the following proteins:
- a CDS encoding restriction endonuclease subunit S has translation MKSNYDILGNHIRLIDTRNRESITDRVLGINIDKFFMPSVANVIGTDLSKYKLITKGKFACNPMHVGRDERLPVALYDEEKPAIVSPAYFMFEVIDNSILNEDYLMMWFRRPEFDRICWLHTDGSVRGGITWDDICRLELPIPPIENQLEIVNSYKAITERIALKQKINDNLDDTAQTLYQKYFESNSDKSSWKQGTVGDVLQLQRGHDLPRTEMTGGKYPVAGSTGTIGYHDEFTAEAPVIVMGRSGNIGNPRLYLCNCWTHNTSLYVKQIYEAEPLWVFYLLKNLNYDGFVGGSAVPTLNRNDVHAYGIAIPPLELQKSFSQKVMSLIYCKEENLSEIEKLQELQKIILTTMSSR, from the coding sequence ATGAAATCGAATTATGATATTTTAGGAAACCATATCCGACTGATTGATACTCGGAACAGAGAAAGCATAACAGACAGAGTTTTGGGAATTAACATAGACAAGTTCTTTATGCCGTCGGTTGCAAATGTCATTGGTACGGATTTGAGTAAATATAAACTGATAACAAAAGGAAAGTTTGCATGTAATCCAATGCATGTTGGTCGTGATGAACGACTTCCGGTTGCATTGTATGATGAAGAAAAACCTGCTATTGTTTCTCCGGCATATTTTATGTTTGAGGTAATAGATAACAGCATTTTGAATGAAGATTATCTGATGATGTGGTTTCGCAGACCGGAGTTTGACCGTATTTGTTGGTTACATACTGACGGAAGTGTACGTGGTGGGATTACTTGGGACGATATTTGCAGACTAGAATTGCCTATTCCGCCTATTGAAAACCAGCTTGAAATAGTGAACAGTTATAAGGCAATTACGGAGAGAATTGCTTTAAAGCAGAAGATAAATGATAATTTAGACGATACTGCTCAAACATTGTATCAAAAATATTTTGAGTCCAACTCAGATAAATCTTCTTGGAAACAAGGCACTGTTGGCGATGTGTTGCAACTACAAAGGGGGCATGATTTACCTCGAACTGAAATGACTGGTGGTAAATATCCCGTTGCAGGTTCAACTGGAACAATTGGGTATCATGATGAATTTACTGCTGAAGCTCCTGTTATTGTAATGGGACGAAGCGGCAATATTGGCAACCCAAGATTGTACCTTTGCAACTGTTGGACACATAACACATCGCTCTATGTAAAACAAATTTATGAAGCAGAACCGTTGTGGGTATTTTATTTGCTCAAAAATCTAAATTATGATGGCTTTGTTGGTGGTAGTGCAGTTCCTACATTAAATCGAAACGATGTTCATGCTTATGGAATAGCAATTCCACCACTTGAATTACAGAAATCTTTCTCCCAAAAGGTTATGAGCCTTATTTATTGCAAAGAAGAAAATCTTTCTGAAATAGAAAAACTGCAAGAATTGCAGAAAATAATTCTTACAACAATGTCAAGCCGCTAA
- a CDS encoding type I restriction-modification system subunit M yields MARAAKPKKEISMEEALWKSADKLRGSVEPAEYKHVVLSLFFLKFASDKFEECRNKIIATHGEKYADMKPFYTQENVFYLPEESRWKYIIENAKQDDIALKIDTALYTIEKNNPALKGALPDNYYSRLHIDTAKLASLLDEINRINTDDKENDIIGRVYEYFLSKFALAEGKGKGEFYTPKCIVNLIAEMLEPYDGILYDPCCGSGGMFVQSIKFVEAHSGNKKKVSIYGQEYTNTTFKLAKMNLAIRGISANLGEMAANTFTNDQHKDLKADFIMANPPFNQKQWRAENELVDDPRWNGYEVPPTSNANYGWILNIVSKLSQNGVAGFLLANGALSDDGTELKIRQQLIENHLVEAIIILPRNLFYTTDISVTLWVLNKNKKARVVEQNGKLKRYRDREDEILFMDLRQMGSPYEKKYIELTEEDRAKVTSVYHNWQQEGYEETYENVPEFCYSASFEEVKEKGFTLVPSRYIEFVNRDENIDFDTKMKSLQGELKELLVQEEKSKSDLLAVFKELGYEIEL; encoded by the coding sequence ATGGCAAGGGCTGCTAAACCAAAGAAAGAAATATCAATGGAAGAAGCACTTTGGAAAAGTGCTGATAAACTGAGAGGTTCTGTTGAGCCTGCGGAGTATAAGCACGTTGTTCTGAGTTTATTCTTCCTTAAATTTGCCAGTGACAAGTTTGAGGAATGCCGTAATAAGATTATTGCTACACACGGCGAAAAGTATGCGGATATGAAACCGTTTTATACTCAGGAAAATGTATTCTATCTTCCTGAAGAAAGCCGTTGGAAATACATTATTGAAAACGCAAAACAGGACGATATTGCCCTGAAGATAGATACAGCACTTTATACGATTGAAAAGAACAACCCGGCACTGAAAGGTGCTTTGCCGGATAACTATTACTCCCGCTTACATATAGATACGGCAAAGTTGGCTTCTTTGCTTGATGAAATCAATCGTATCAACACTGATGATAAAGAGAACGACATTATAGGTCGTGTATATGAGTATTTCCTTAGTAAGTTCGCTCTTGCAGAAGGAAAAGGTAAAGGAGAGTTCTACACACCAAAGTGTATTGTAAACCTGATTGCCGAAATGCTTGAGCCTTACGATGGAATACTTTATGACCCTTGTTGCGGTTCGGGTGGTATGTTTGTTCAGTCCATCAAGTTCGTAGAAGCACACAGCGGTAATAAAAAGAAAGTGTCTATTTACGGTCAGGAATACACAAATACCACTTTCAAACTGGCAAAAATGAACTTAGCTATCCGTGGTATTTCTGCAAATCTTGGAGAGATGGCAGCCAATACATTTACCAACGACCAACACAAAGACCTTAAAGCAGATTTCATTATGGCAAACCCACCTTTCAATCAGAAGCAGTGGAGAGCCGAGAATGAGCTTGTAGACGACCCTCGTTGGAATGGATATGAAGTTCCACCAACAAGCAACGCAAACTATGGTTGGATACTGAATATTGTTTCTAAACTTTCACAAAACGGTGTGGCAGGTTTCCTGCTTGCCAATGGTGCATTATCTGATGATGGTACAGAGCTGAAAATCAGGCAGCAGCTTATAGAAAATCACTTGGTAGAAGCGATTATTATTCTTCCGAGAAACCTTTTCTACACCACTGACATCAGCGTTACCCTTTGGGTACTCAATAAGAATAAAAAGGCTCGTGTTGTGGAACAGAACGGAAAGCTCAAACGCTATCGTGACCGAGAAGATGAAATACTCTTTATGGATTTACGACAGATGGGCAGTCCTTATGAGAAGAAGTACATTGAATTGACAGAGGAAGATAGAGCCAAAGTTACAAGTGTATATCATAACTGGCAGCAGGAAGGCTATGAGGAAACTTATGAGAATGTGCCGGAGTTTTGCTATTCTGCTTCTTTTGAAGAAGTAAAAGAAAAAGGATTTACTCTTGTACCAAGCAGATATATTGAGTTTGTCAACCGTGATGAGAACATCGACTTTGATACAAAAATGAAGTCATTGCAGGGAGAACTCAAAGAACTTCTTGTTCAAGAGGAAAAATCCAAATCAGATTTGCTTGCTGTATTTAAGGAGTTGGGATATGAAATCGAATTATGA
- a CDS encoding helix-turn-helix transcriptional regulator, with protein MKICYNKLQKLMIDNQMKRQDLMRAAEITSYAATKINKNEPVSLEVLMRICQVFHCDIGDICEVILDED; from the coding sequence ATGAAGATATGCTATAACAAACTTCAAAAACTTATGATTGACAATCAAATGAAAAGACAGGATTTAATGCGTGCAGCCGAAATTACATCATACGCTGCAACGAAGATAAATAAGAATGAGCCAGTATCTCTTGAAGTACTGATGAGGATATGTCAGGTATTTCACTGTGACATCGGAGATATATGCGAAGTCATTTTAGATGAAGATTAA
- a CDS encoding helix-turn-helix transcriptional regulator, translating to MKLDTIGKNIRKFRLARKLRQEDLAEKTDLTTNYIGMVERGEKIPSLETFIKIVNALGVSSDMVLTDVLETGYTVKNSMLNEKLEKLAPEDRNRIYEVIDTLVKQSKQILP from the coding sequence ATGAAGCTCGATACAATCGGCAAGAATATAAGAAAGTTCCGACTTGCGAGGAAATTACGCCAAGAAGATTTGGCTGAGAAAACAGATTTGACAACAAATTATATTGGTATGGTTGAGCGTGGAGAGAAAATTCCGTCACTCGAAACTTTCATAAAGATAGTAAATGCTTTAGGTGTATCATCGGATATGGTTCTTACTGATGTCCTGGAAACGGGATATACAGTCAAGAACTCTATGCTGAATGAGAAGCTTGAAAAACTTGCTCCTGAAGATAGAAACAGAATTTATGAAGTTATAGATACACTTGTGAAGCAATCAAAGCAAATACTTCCATAA
- a CDS encoding lysozyme family protein → MADIKTRDTSKGTIKTINKAAVATERMKKAYVMTKDKAEHSTNASENSAEEYASDKIEAAADRAVHETAYRADKVGRWGVRETRQNYQKAKTGIENFKTKRAEKQLQKQSVNPVGKQSIRTLERTEKTIKQSARSAGNTTVKTVSKGATNTVQRSVKTAEQTAKTSIKTTKEAAIIAQKTAKTTAKATQKAAQTAKKAAKATADTVKATAKATVATVKAIIAGTKALVAAIAAGGWIAVLIIMIVVLFGAAVAMFGGGSDSNSYTPVSAEVEAYEPIIQKYAKEYGIPEYVELIKAVMMQESGGRGLDPMQAAEGSFNTRYPHEPNGIKDPEYSIQCGVQELKAALTSAEVESPIDMEHIKLALQGYNFGNGYISWAKTKYGGYSYANAVEFSTQQAQRLGWDSYGDTQYPAHVLRYYPYGRAFTAGGNQAIVEVALTQLGNQGGQPYWSWYGFNSRVEWCACFVSWCADQCGYIESGLVPKFAGCVDGANWFKSNGKWQDRTYEPKVGDIIFFDWEGDGTTDHVGIVEKCENGTVYTVEGNSGDACKQRQYAVGSSNIYGYGIPAY, encoded by the coding sequence ATGGCTGATATAAAAACAAGAGATACAAGCAAAGGTACAATCAAGACCATAAATAAGGCAGCAGTTGCCACGGAGCGAATGAAGAAAGCCTATGTGATGACGAAAGATAAGGCAGAACATTCCACCAATGCTTCGGAAAATTCCGCAGAGGAATATGCTTCCGATAAAATCGAAGCGGCAGCGGATAGGGCTGTTCACGAAACTGCATACCGTGCGGATAAAGTCGGCAGATGGGGTGTGCGTGAAACAAGGCAGAATTATCAGAAAGCCAAAACGGGAATTGAGAATTTCAAGACCAAGCGTGCAGAGAAACAGCTTCAGAAACAATCGGTCAATCCTGTCGGAAAACAGAGCATCCGAACTCTGGAGCGTACGGAGAAAACAATTAAACAGTCTGCAAGGTCGGCAGGAAATACGACAGTCAAGACCGTATCGAAAGGTGCAACCAATACTGTTCAAAGGTCGGTCAAGACCGCAGAACAAACGGCAAAGACTTCTATTAAGACCACCAAAGAAGCTGCCATTATAGCACAGAAAACAGCAAAAACAACAGCCAAAGCAACACAGAAAGCGGCTCAGACGGCAAAGAAAGCGGCGAAAGCCACAGCAGATACCGTTAAAGCCACAGCGAAAGCTACTGTTGCGACAGTCAAAGCGATTATTGCAGGGACAAAAGCACTTGTAGCAGCAATCGCCGCAGGCGGTTGGATAGCGGTTCTGATTATTATGATTGTCGTGCTGTTTGGTGCTGCCGTAGCAATGTTTGGAGGAGGAAGTGACAGTAATTCCTATACTCCGGTAAGTGCAGAGGTAGAAGCCTATGAACCCATCATACAGAAGTATGCCAAAGAGTACGGCATTCCTGAGTATGTGGAACTTATCAAGGCGGTTATGATGCAGGAAAGCGGTGGCAGAGGACTTGACCCTATGCAGGCAGCAGAGGGAAGTTTCAATACAAGGTATCCGCACGAACCTAATGGAATTAAAGACCCTGAATATTCTATCCAGTGTGGAGTTCAGGAATTGAAAGCGGCTCTTACTTCGGCAGAAGTGGAAAGTCCGATAGATATGGAGCATATCAAACTTGCCTTGCAAGGCTACAACTTCGGTAATGGGTATATTTCTTGGGCAAAAACAAAGTATGGCGGTTATTCTTATGCCAATGCAGTGGAGTTTTCCACTCAGCAGGCACAAAGGCTTGGTTGGGACAGTTATGGAGATACCCAATATCCGGCTCACGTTTTGAGATACTATCCGTATGGGCGAGCCTTTACTGCCGGAGGTAATCAGGCGATTGTTGAGGTTGCCTTGACACAGCTAGGCAATCAGGGCGGACAACCTTACTGGAGCTGGTACGGCTTTAATAGTCGAGTGGAATGGTGTGCCTGCTTCGTATCTTGGTGTGCTGACCAATGCGGGTATATTGAAAGCGGACTTGTTCCGAAATTTGCAGGTTGCGTGGATGGTGCAAACTGGTTTAAGTCAAATGGAAAATGGCAAGACCGCACTTATGAACCAAAGGTAGGAGATATTATCTTCTTTGATTGGGAAGGCGACGGTACAACAGACCACGTTGGTATCGTAGAGAAGTGTGAGAATGGCACAGTTTATACCGTAGAGGGCAACTCAGGCGACGCCTGCAAGCAAAGACAGTACGCAGTCGGAAGCAGCAATATCTATGGATACGGTATTCCGGCATATTAA
- the srtB gene encoding class B sortase, producing the protein MSRKIYIIIAMVFTVVLSVSTFFIIRNHIDSAKQNEVYDNLAEIVEDEPPKENEGVTFSEDKDYLAEYLELYRQNEDMVGWIKVEDTNINYPVVQSVNEPNFYLKHKFDKTYSAYGCPYVQENCDVQKPSDNIIIYGHHMNDGSMFTGLMKYRNKSFWEGHKMITFDTLTDRHQYEVIAVFKTVVYTNSSDSFKYYEFTDAENAAEFDAYVAKCKELSLYDTGVSAEYGDKLISLSTCEYSRNNGRLVVVAKRVD; encoded by the coding sequence ATGAGCAGAAAAATCTATATTATTATTGCGATGGTGTTTACGGTAGTGTTGTCTGTAAGCACCTTCTTTATTATCCGTAATCACATTGACTCTGCCAAGCAGAATGAAGTCTATGATAACCTTGCGGAGATTGTGGAGGACGAGCCGCCAAAGGAAAATGAGGGAGTGACGTTTTCGGAAGATAAGGACTATCTTGCGGAATATCTTGAACTCTATCGGCAGAATGAGGATATGGTGGGTTGGATAAAGGTTGAGGATACCAATATCAACTATCCGGTCGTGCAGTCTGTAAATGAGCCGAACTTTTACCTGAAGCACAAGTTTGATAAGACCTATTCCGCTTATGGCTGTCCATATGTGCAGGAAAATTGTGATGTGCAGAAACCTTCAGATAACATCATTATTTACGGACACCACATGAATGACGGTTCTATGTTTACGGGACTGATGAAGTACAGAAACAAGAGCTTTTGGGAAGGTCATAAGATGATTACCTTTGATACACTGACGGACAGACACCAGTATGAAGTGATTGCAGTCTTTAAGACGGTTGTTTATACAAACAGCTCTGACAGCTTTAAGTATTATGAGTTTACGGACGCAGAAAATGCGGCAGAGTTTGATGCGTATGTTGCCAAGTGCAAGGAACTTTCTCTGTATGATACCGGAGTATCGGCAGAGTATGGCGACAAGCTTATTTCTCTTTCTACTTGTGAATATTCAAGAAACAATGGCAGGCTTGTTGTTGTCGCTAAGAGAGTGGATTAA
- a CDS encoding DUF6075 family protein, whose translation MSKIQFRNAAHRDFVLENLDKCKVNDCYHRAFFYVMGISEETRMNIGKMFDFKRDCIIPEGMHGGWQTSGTVKVCHLAFNLWNGFTEEGRENLYTPEELFCCGYAPYFMEGIKLRYPEYCRDLTPPKRNDMER comes from the coding sequence ATGTCTAAAATTCAATTTCGTAATGCTGCACACAGAGATTTTGTATTAGAAAATTTGGATAAGTGCAAAGTCAACGACTGCTATCACAGAGCATTTTTCTATGTGATGGGTATTTCAGAAGAAACGAGAATGAATATCGGAAAGATGTTTGATTTCAAGAGGGACTGTATCATACCGGAAGGTATGCATGGCGGTTGGCAGACCAGTGGCACAGTCAAGGTCTGCCACCTTGCCTTTAATCTCTGGAATGGATTTACGGAAGAAGGCAGGGAAAATCTCTATACACCGGAGGAACTGTTCTGTTGTGGATATGCTCCGTATTTCATGGAGGGTATCAAGTTGAGGTATCCGGAGTATTGCAGAGATTTGACTCCACCTAAGAGAAACGATATGGAAAGGTAA
- a CDS encoding relaxase/mobilization nuclease domain-containing protein: MAVTKLWSVTERLGQVIDYATNPEKTSAKIKREFSPEQYQALADVIAYAKDEEKTEREFYVEGINCNVAIARDQFITVKEQYQKTDGIQAYHGYLSFKETDISPEMAQKIGMEFANEVWGKRFQVVVTTHLNTKHLHCHFVINSISFVDGKHLWGEEKAWFKFRKVADRICEKYGLYYDPNPNRSKQSDYLTMKEKAGMPTRYSVAKEAIDYAIDHSKTLKEFQFALKEMGYAYNLSPSRKYWTVIPKGYDKPIRLKNLGADYTNDRIVERIKENRDRWAEIEPFQRATYKPRQYRMQTRGQKLKKKGGLYGLYLYYCYRLGYLPKYKKQNNARLHYLLKDDLMKLDKITDEVRLLGRENISTDEQLFSYKTSLEEQMKNLIAGRTHLRKKIRTNIDDGQLQTAKDEIASINGELKKLRREVKLCEDIAERSKVMEENLEHTQAELPRTSMTFCRATQQEQCLQTQSLSLC; encoded by the coding sequence ATGGCAGTAACAAAGTTGTGGTCGGTAACAGAAAGGCTCGGTCAGGTCATTGACTATGCGACCAATCCCGAAAAGACTTCTGCAAAAATCAAAAGGGAGTTTTCGCCGGAACAGTATCAGGCTCTTGCAGATGTTATTGCTTATGCAAAGGACGAGGAAAAAACAGAGCGTGAGTTCTATGTTGAGGGTATCAACTGTAATGTAGCGATTGCCCGTGACCAGTTCATAACGGTTAAGGAGCAGTACCAAAAGACAGACGGTATCCAAGCCTATCACGGATATTTGAGTTTCAAGGAAACAGATATATCTCCTGAGATGGCACAGAAAATCGGAATGGAATTTGCAAATGAAGTGTGGGGGAAAAGATTTCAGGTCGTTGTGACAACCCACCTGAACACAAAGCACCTGCATTGCCATTTTGTCATCAACTCTATTTCTTTCGTCGATGGGAAACATTTATGGGGAGAGGAAAAGGCGTGGTTCAAATTCCGAAAAGTTGCAGACAGGATTTGTGAGAAGTATGGACTTTACTATGACCCGAATCCGAACCGCAGTAAGCAGTCAGATTATCTGACGATGAAAGAAAAAGCAGGTATGCCGACACGCTACTCGGTTGCAAAGGAAGCCATTGATTATGCTATCGACCACAGCAAGACCTTGAAAGAATTTCAGTTTGCTCTCAAGGAAATGGGATATGCCTATAACCTGAGTCCAAGCCGAAAATACTGGACGGTCATTCCAAAGGGATACGATAAGCCGATACGACTGAAAAATCTCGGAGCAGATTATACCAATGACCGGATTGTAGAGCGTATCAAAGAAAATCGTGACAGATGGGCAGAGATTGAGCCGTTCCAGAGGGCGACTTATAAACCAAGACAGTACCGTATGCAGACCAGAGGGCAGAAGCTGAAAAAGAAAGGCGGGCTTTATGGACTGTATCTGTATTACTGTTACAGACTTGGTTATCTGCCCAAGTATAAGAAACAGAATAACGCAAGGCTTCATTATCTTTTGAAAGATGATTTGATGAAGCTCGATAAGATTACTGATGAAGTAAGGCTGCTCGGACGAGAAAATATTTCCACGGACGAACAGCTTTTTTCATATAAGACTTCCTTAGAGGAGCAGATGAAAAATCTGATTGCCGGAAGAACACATCTCCGAAAAAAGATAAGAACAAATATTGATGATGGTCAGCTTCAGACGGCAAAAGATGAAATCGCTTCTATCAATGGAGAATTGAAAAAACTCCGACGGGAAGTAAAACTCTGCGAGGATATTGCGGAGAGGTCAAAGGTTATGGAAGAAAATCTTGAGCATACGCAAGCGGAATTACCCAGAACGTCGATGACCTTTTGCAGAGCCACACAGCAAGAACAATGCTTGCAAACTCAGAGTTTATCATTATGCTGA
- the mobC gene encoding plasmid mobilization relaxosome protein MobC, producing the protein MRKRNIQKIVRFNRKEAQDLAAKAKKACLSEAGLIRLLIRGYEPKEKPDDRFYDVMRELSSIGNNINQLAAKANTLGFIDAPMLKNEAAKWNKFQSEIERTYLRPNQSEMKWQ; encoded by the coding sequence ATGAGAAAGAGAAACATTCAGAAGATTGTACGCTTTAACCGCAAGGAAGCACAGGACTTGGCAGCAAAGGCAAAGAAGGCTTGTCTTTCCGAAGCCGGACTTATCCGTTTACTTATCAGAGGTTACGAGCCGAAAGAGAAACCCGATGACCGCTTCTATGATGTGATGAGGGAACTTTCCTCTATCGGTAATAACATCAATCAGCTTGCTGCCAAAGCAAATACACTCGGTTTCATTGACGCACCTATGCTGAAGAATGAAGCTGCGAAGTGGAATAAGTTCCAGTCAGAGATTGAGAGGACATATCTTCGTCCAAATCAGAGCGAAATGAAATGGCAGTAA
- a CDS encoding DUF3789 domain-containing protein, with amino-acid sequence MRELLLIAAGTLLGSCLGVTMMCLFQINKDCKVKRKEDTDYEKEKHSEDCTL; translated from the coding sequence TTGAGAGAGTTATTACTTATCGCCGCTGGAACACTGCTCGGCAGTTGTCTTGGCGTTACGATGATGTGCTTATTCCAGATTAACAAAGATTGCAAAGTAAAGAGAAAGGAAGATACCGATTATGAGAAAGAGAAACATTCAGAAGATTGTACGCTTTAA
- a CDS encoding DUF3846 domain-containing protein has translation MNDTKIKVLLVEPEKYPKEIVIDDSLEAMQEVVGGDIEEYMPFDDDVAIICNEEGKMRGLPLNRAVYVQDNDKKEMVDIICGKFFICYAPPESESFQSLPDDMMKKYKEQFKYPERFSKEVGANIVAEPFKPKSKDYER, from the coding sequence ATGAATGATACAAAGATTAAAGTTCTCTTGGTAGAACCGGAAAAGTACCCGAAGGAAATTGTAATCGACGACAGTCTGGAAGCAATGCAGGAGGTTGTCGGCGGGGATATTGAGGAATATATGCCCTTTGATGATGACGTTGCAATCATCTGTAATGAGGAAGGAAAGATGAGAGGACTTCCGCTTAATCGTGCTGTTTATGTGCAGGACAACGATAAGAAAGAGATGGTTGATATTATCTGCGGCAAGTTCTTTATCTGTTATGCACCGCCTGAGAGTGAGAGCTTTCAGAGCTTGCCGGACGATATGATGAAGAAGTATAAGGAACAGTTCAAGTATCCTGAACGCTTTTCTAAGGAAGTGGGCGCCAATATCGTGGCTGAACCTTTTAAGCCGAAATCAAAGGATTATGAGAGATAG
- a CDS encoding DUF3991 and toprim domain-containing protein: MPFIAPELIIQAKQMDLLTYLKNYEPYELVKFSGNTYCTRTHDSLKISNGKWIWWSRGIGGRSALDYLIKVKGYSFLEAVETIIGHTAIQAPVYEKPQPKEENKPLLLPEKCASNRVITEYLFGRGIDFEIINYCISNDLIFESLPYHNVVFVGYDEKKEPKYAAYRSTNKRRIMGDCSGSKKDYSFRLGKENLEEVHLFECAIDLLSYATLAKLNGQDWKEISFVSLSGVYSPAKKIEDSKVPIALEKYLGSNPSVRKIRIHFDNDIAGRKAAQTLKTILPDKYEIVDEPPKAGKDFNDFLCMRMGIYNKKTHERNEER, translated from the coding sequence ATGCCTTTTATCGCACCTGAGTTAATCATTCAGGCGAAGCAGATGGACTTATTAACCTACCTGAAAAATTATGAACCGTATGAGCTGGTTAAGTTTTCAGGTAATACCTATTGCACCAGAACCCACGACAGTTTGAAAATTTCAAACGGGAAATGGATATGGTGGTCGAGAGGAATTGGCGGCAGGAGTGCCTTGGATTATCTGATTAAGGTCAAAGGTTACAGCTTCCTTGAAGCAGTGGAAACCATTATCGGACACACAGCGATTCAGGCTCCGGTCTATGAAAAGCCACAGCCAAAAGAGGAAAATAAACCGCTTCTTCTCCCTGAAAAATGTGCTTCCAACAGAGTGATTACAGAGTATCTTTTCGGGAGAGGAATAGATTTTGAAATCATCAATTACTGTATCTCTAATGACCTTATCTTTGAGAGCCTGCCGTATCACAATGTTGTATTTGTAGGCTATGACGAGAAGAAAGAACCGAAATATGCAGCCTACCGTTCCACGAATAAGCGTAGGATTATGGGCGATTGCAGTGGCAGTAAAAAAGATTATTCTTTTCGGCTTGGTAAGGAAAATTTGGAGGAAGTACACCTCTTTGAGTGTGCCATTGACTTGTTATCCTATGCCACGCTTGCAAAACTGAACGGGCAGGACTGGAAAGAAATAAGCTTTGTTTCGCTGTCCGGGGTGTATTCTCCGGCAAAGAAAATTGAGGACAGTAAAGTGCCGATTGCACTGGAAAAGTATCTTGGCAGTAACCCATCTGTCAGGAAAATCCGTATCCATTTTGACAATGATATAGCGGGCAGAAAGGCAGCACAGACCTTAAAAACTATTCTGCCGGATAAGTATGAAATCGTTGATGAGCCACCAAAAGCAGGTAAGGACTTCAACGATTTTCTTTGTATGCGGATGGGAATTTACAATAAAAAAACACACGAAAGGAATGAAGAACGATGA